CGTCGAACGCCGCCCGGGCCTCGGCGTCGTCCCGGCTGCGCGCAAACGCCTGCGCCAGCGGCTGCCCTCCGCCATCCGCCCCGAGAGAGCCCTTGAGAGGGCCTCTGAGATAGTCGGCGGGATCGAGGCCGTCGTTTTCCAGCGTTTCCAGCGCCCTGGCAAGGGCTTCCACCCGCTCTGCGCTGTGCCATACCGGCTGCTGCTGCGCGGCCTGATAAAACGCCGCCACCGGAAGCGCCTCCGCCCGGCTGTCTGCCCTGGCGAGGTGCTGCGCCATGGCGTTAGCAAACGGCGTCTGGCCCGCCGCAGGTACGGCCGCCAGCGCGGCGCCGAGCGCCAGCGCCACGAGGACTGGCGCTTTCCCCGGCGCTCCGCCGCTTTTTCTCCGCCGCGTCTTATTCATAGCCTTCCCCTTGGGTTACGATAGCGATTCTGGACTTGCCACGGGGCAGAGCCTGGCTGCCCGGCCGGTCATTTTTCATTCATCTTCAGGGATGACGACATGGCGTTTTGCATCAAAGCCTCGGCGCTACTGCTGAGCCTGTCCCTTGGCGCTTTCACGTTACCACTGCCGGCCGCCGATTTCTCCGCTCGGGTGGCCTCTGCCCCCGCCACCGCCTCGCCGCTGCTCCACCGGCTTGAACAGCTGGCCCCCGGGGCCACGCCTCGGGCGCTGCGCATGGCGGCCGAGTCTCTCGGCTGCGCCGACCCCGACGCCGAGCGCCTGGCGCTCATCGACTTTTCCCGGCCGTCCACCGAGGCGCGCCTGTGGGTGTTTGACCTTGAGCGCCATCGGCTCTTGTTCAAGGAGCTGGTCTCTCACGGCCAGGGCTCCGGCAACGCCCTGGCCACGTCGTTTTCCAACACGCCGGACAGCCACCAGTCGAGCCTGGGGCTGTTTCGCACCCTGAACAGCTACTACGGGCGCAACGGCTACTCGCTGCGCCTGGAAGGCCTTGAGCCCGACGTCAACGATCTGGCCTTCGAGCGCGCCATCGTCATTCACGGCGCCGACTACGTCAGCGACGCCTTCATCGACAGAACCGGGCGGCTGGGGCGCAGCCACGGCTGCCCGGCGGTGCGCTCCGAGGTGGCCTACCCGCTGATCGACAGCCTCAAGAACGAGCAGTACGTGTTTGCCTACTACCCCGACGAAGAGTGGCTGGCAAGCTCGGCGCTACAAAGCTGCGAGGCCGACACTCGCCGGCAGCTGGCCCGGCGCTAGCGTACCGCTTCCTTGTCTACCGCTCACGCCTCGCGTCACGCGCCCTCTGCCGCCGCCCCGGTGAGCGGCTTTTTCGGCGTTTTCCGCT
This DNA window, taken from Halomonas piscis, encodes the following:
- a CDS encoding murein L,D-transpeptidase catalytic domain family protein, with the protein product MAFCIKASALLLSLSLGAFTLPLPAADFSARVASAPATASPLLHRLEQLAPGATPRALRMAAESLGCADPDAERLALIDFSRPSTEARLWVFDLERHRLLFKELVSHGQGSGNALATSFSNTPDSHQSSLGLFRTLNSYYGRNGYSLRLEGLEPDVNDLAFERAIVIHGADYVSDAFIDRTGRLGRSHGCPAVRSEVAYPLIDSLKNEQYVFAYYPDEEWLASSALQSCEADTRRQLARR